In Hermetia illucens chromosome 5, iHerIll2.2.curated.20191125, whole genome shotgun sequence, a single window of DNA contains:
- the LOC119658505 gene encoding 39S ribosomal protein L22, mitochondrial, which produces MSKACRLCWELEVVEMSGLAKQFSRLLAIRCIPNGVRQILPVQALHTTNVLDKNWNTANTGPRKWLQYNKVVHPPQEPHEEPRNAYVCHMKTNIKYSPDKMWYIASFVRGMTVDEAVKQLSFILRKGAKYAKETILEAQKIAVERHNVEFKSNLWIAESFVGKGRYFRGVRRHARGRTGEVEYKHCHYFVRLEEGQPPKDYYLPAPKTPQEQFDEWMEGMRKRKITHTL; this is translated from the exons ATGTCCAAGGCTTGTAGGTTATGTTGGGAATTGGAGGTGGTAGAGATGTCGGGGCTTGCAAAACAGTTCTCCAGGCTACTGGCGATTCGCTGCATTCCTAATGGTGTGAGACAAATATTACCTGTTCAGGCACTACATACAACAAATGTTCTCGACAAAAACTGGAATACAGCCAACACTGGGCCGAGGAAATGGCTCCAATACAATAAGGTTGTGCACCCTCCACAAGAGCCACATGAGGAACCTCGAAATGca tatGTGTGCCATATGAAAACTAACATTAAATACAGCCCAGATAAAATGTGGTACATCGCCTCATTTGTACGCGGCATGACAGTAGACGAAGCTGTGAAACAACTGAGCTTTATCCTAAGGAAGGGAGCAAAGTATGCCAAAGAAACCATATTGGAGGCACAGAAAATAGCTGTCGAGCGTCACAATGTTGAGTTTAAAAGTAATTTATggattg CGGAGTCATTTGTTGGTAAAGGACGCTACTTTCGCGGCGTACGGCGCCACGCACGCGGTCGTACAGGCGAAGTTGAGTACAAGCATTGTCATTATTTCGTTCGTTTAGAAGAAGGTCAACCTCCAAAGGACTATTACCTTCCGGCACCGAAAACACCTCAGGAACAATTCGACGAATGGATGGAGGGCATGCGTAAACGAAAAATCACACACACGCTTTAA
- the LOC119658502 gene encoding transcription factor IIIA isoform X1, producing MSEEEIWCASDFVTVKTETPEMSEEEIVPKDDLVADKTEIPEESEEEVLSESEFIAVKTEIPSSSEGEEWSEPLRRVRTKNRCTYENCGQVFRRGTHLDRHVYQVHTGITPLTPRSIFLKLSLAFPPNSRHIMAIANHFKTSTKKKHACTYEGCDKRYIILTHLQRHIKTFHEKEHENHVKRLQCTVPSCERYLNTRTSLIRHIRQFHENPKIYSCEECEYTSRHKLQFQRHVQKQHRTEEKPFGLKKDKIYNCPECNEEFQRWSTLQKHRKIFHAPTCFICDRKFSNKNHLRTHLKDHNRKAEKLKFPCPYDYCERSYQHRRNLNVHINNFHKGIRFLCPMENCQSSFATNQKLNAHILLHKREVVVVERKPQAERKDKGIKKISTLSILTGIDFDNKEQKVDLDYSSFVTTSDSDGEEIRVPKKFHIKLEA from the exons ATGTCTGAGGAAGAAATATGGTGTGCGAGTGATTTTGTCACGGTGAAGACGGAAACTCCCGAAATGTCCGAGGAAGAAATAGTGCCGAAAGACGATTTAGTCGCGGATAAAACAGAGATTCCGGAAGAGTCTGAGGAGGAAGTGTTGTCGGAAAGTGAATTTATCGCGGTGAAAACGGAGATTCCGTCCTCCTCAGAGGGTGAGGAGTGGTCGGAACCTTTGCGACGAGTGAGAACGAAAAACAGGTGTACCTATGAAAACTGTGGTCAAGTCTTCAGGAGGGGTACGCACCTGGATCGACACGTGTATCAAGTGCACACAGGAATC ACCCCGCTGACTCCAAGGTCTATATTCCTGAAACTCAGCCTTGCATTTCCTCCGAATTCTCGACATATAATGGCAATAGCTAACCACTTCAAAACTAGCACGAAG aaaaagcATGCCTGCACTTACGAGGGTTGCGATAAACGTTACATAATTTTAACACATCTACAACGGCACATAAAAACATTTCATGAAAAGGAGCATGAGAATCATGTTAAGCGATTGCAATGTACGGTTCCAAGTTGTGAACGATATCTCAACACACGGACGAGTTTAATACGCCATATTCGCCaattccatgaaaatccgaAAATATACAGTTGCGAAGAATGTGAATATACTTCAAGGCACAAATTGCAGTTTCAGCGGCACGTCCAGAAACAACATCGGACAGAAGA GAAACCTTTTGGcttgaaaaaagataaaatttacAATTGCCCCGAGTGCAACGAGGAGTTTCAAAGATGGTCAACACTGCAAAAACATAGGAAAATTTTTCACGCGCCAACGTGTTTTATCTGCGATCGTAAATTTTCAAACAAGAACCATCTGAGGACACATCTCAAGGATCACaatcgaaaagcagaaaaactCAAATTCCCATGTCCATATGATTATTGTGAGCGCTCATACCAACATCGACGCAACCTAAACGTACACATAAACAATTTTCACAAAGGTATTCGGTTTTTGTGCCCAATGGAAAATTGTCAGAGTAGCTTCGCGACCAATCAAAAACTCAATGCCCACATTCTTTTGCATAAGAGAGAAGTCGTTGTTGTGGAACGAAAACCGCAGGCGGAACGGAAAGATAAAGGAATTAAGAAAATATCTACGCTTTCAATTCTAACcggaatcgattttgataacaAGGAACAAAAGGTAGATCTGGACTATAGCAGCTTCGTGACAACAAGCGACAGTGACGGCGAGGAGATTCGGGTCCCGAAGAAGTTCCACATAAAACTAGAAGCGTAA
- the LOC119658502 gene encoding transcription factor IIIA isoform X2 has translation MSEEEIWCASDFVTVKTETPEMSEEEIVPKDDLVADKTEIPEESEEEVLSESEFIAVKTEIPSSSEGEEWSEPLRRVRTKNRCTYENCGQVFRRGTHLDRHVYQVHTGIKKHACTYEGCDKRYIILTHLQRHIKTFHEKEHENHVKRLQCTVPSCERYLNTRTSLIRHIRQFHENPKIYSCEECEYTSRHKLQFQRHVQKQHRTEEKPFGLKKDKIYNCPECNEEFQRWSTLQKHRKIFHAPTCFICDRKFSNKNHLRTHLKDHNRKAEKLKFPCPYDYCERSYQHRRNLNVHINNFHKGIRFLCPMENCQSSFATNQKLNAHILLHKREVVVVERKPQAERKDKGIKKISTLSILTGIDFDNKEQKVDLDYSSFVTTSDSDGEEIRVPKKFHIKLEA, from the exons ATGTCTGAGGAAGAAATATGGTGTGCGAGTGATTTTGTCACGGTGAAGACGGAAACTCCCGAAATGTCCGAGGAAGAAATAGTGCCGAAAGACGATTTAGTCGCGGATAAAACAGAGATTCCGGAAGAGTCTGAGGAGGAAGTGTTGTCGGAAAGTGAATTTATCGCGGTGAAAACGGAGATTCCGTCCTCCTCAGAGGGTGAGGAGTGGTCGGAACCTTTGCGACGAGTGAGAACGAAAAACAGGTGTACCTATGAAAACTGTGGTCAAGTCTTCAGGAGGGGTACGCACCTGGATCGACACGTGTATCAAGTGCACACAGGAATC aaaaagcATGCCTGCACTTACGAGGGTTGCGATAAACGTTACATAATTTTAACACATCTACAACGGCACATAAAAACATTTCATGAAAAGGAGCATGAGAATCATGTTAAGCGATTGCAATGTACGGTTCCAAGTTGTGAACGATATCTCAACACACGGACGAGTTTAATACGCCATATTCGCCaattccatgaaaatccgaAAATATACAGTTGCGAAGAATGTGAATATACTTCAAGGCACAAATTGCAGTTTCAGCGGCACGTCCAGAAACAACATCGGACAGAAGA GAAACCTTTTGGcttgaaaaaagataaaatttacAATTGCCCCGAGTGCAACGAGGAGTTTCAAAGATGGTCAACACTGCAAAAACATAGGAAAATTTTTCACGCGCCAACGTGTTTTATCTGCGATCGTAAATTTTCAAACAAGAACCATCTGAGGACACATCTCAAGGATCACaatcgaaaagcagaaaaactCAAATTCCCATGTCCATATGATTATTGTGAGCGCTCATACCAACATCGACGCAACCTAAACGTACACATAAACAATTTTCACAAAGGTATTCGGTTTTTGTGCCCAATGGAAAATTGTCAGAGTAGCTTCGCGACCAATCAAAAACTCAATGCCCACATTCTTTTGCATAAGAGAGAAGTCGTTGTTGTGGAACGAAAACCGCAGGCGGAACGGAAAGATAAAGGAATTAAGAAAATATCTACGCTTTCAATTCTAACcggaatcgattttgataacaAGGAACAAAAGGTAGATCTGGACTATAGCAGCTTCGTGACAACAAGCGACAGTGACGGCGAGGAGATTCGGGTCCCGAAGAAGTTCCACATAAAACTAGAAGCGTAA
- the LOC119658503 gene encoding peroxisomal membrane protein PEX16 — MALSSEKLNNLFSKYKKWVSENPQLVSDVETTAKWVSYFIAGRLSNSTVTSELIYSLSNILVLFNDRIIEKANTVNWRSDGNGDRIKVFLTTLEYCEVFIELSAKSLWGQRGKWFIIVVVQVVKSIARYLLLKQYSEEIIRVPAIPQLNRKKLEEVAATQPTDDYYVSQSAFFFKLKRSGRVIRKIEGAPPLHLRTWKPLDTGTKRGVLNTPELSNAEILYIAKPLIHLGAIRVFGYKSWKSYSLALLCDLASIRIYYNNRHLLNKQQKLELSRRCVNLLLYLMRSPFYERATEKRLLSFLTSLGNNIPLLKMICNPLAQYIPQWQDTYFYMWPT, encoded by the exons ATGGCATTAAGCTCGGAAAAACTTAACAATTTGTTTTCAAAGTACAAGAAGTGGGTGAGCGAGAATCCTCAACTCGTAAGCGATGTAGAAACCACCGCCAAATGGGTTTCCTATTTCATAGCAG GGCGTTTATCCAACTCGACGGTCACCTCCGAGCTGATTTATTCTTTGTCCAATATTTTGGTGTTGTTCAATGACCGAATCATCGAAAAAGCCAACACGGTCAACTGGCGGTCAGACGGCAATGGCGACCGGATAAAAGTGTTTCTAACCACACTGGAATACTGCGAAGTTTTCATCGAGTTGTCGGCAAAAAGCCTATGGGGCCAGAGGGGCAAATGGTTCATAATCGTGGTCGTGCAAGTCGTGAA GTCGATTGCACGCTATCTTCTCCTAAAGCAATATTCAGAGGAGATAATTCGAGTGCCTGCCATTCCACAATTGAACCGCAAGAAACTCGAAGAAGTCGCAGCCACACAGCCAACTGATGATTACTACGTGAGCCAAAGTGCATTTTTCTTCAAGCTAAAACGATCCGGACGCGTAATTCGGAAAATTGAAGGAGCTCCGCCACTACACCTTCGCACGTGGAAGCCACTGGATACAGGGACCAAACGTGGAGTTCTAAATACCCCGGAGTTATCCAATGCAGAAATCTTGTACATTGCGAAACCATTGATTCACTTGGGCGCAATTCGCGTGTTTGGCTACAAAAGCTGGAAGAGCTACAGTTTGGCGCTCTTGTGTGATTTGGCCAG CATTCGAATCTACTATAACAACCGGCACCTGCTCAACAAACAGCAGAAGCTGGAGCTATCGCGGCGATGCGTCAATTTGTTGCTCTACTTGATGCGTTCACCGTTCTATGAACGAGCTACGGAGAAGAGACTTTTGTCATTCCTGACTTCGTTAGGAAACAACATTCCATTATTGAAAATGATTTGCAACCCATTGGCCCAATACATACCACAATGGCAGGACACATACTTCTACATGTGGCCAACGTAA